From the genome of Pseudomonas sp. WJP1:
TCGGCGCCTGGCGGTTGCCCGCGGCCAGCATGCGGTAGAGCGAGTGCGTCAGCTGTTCGCCATCGCCCTGGGTTACGACTTGCCCAAGGGCCTGGGCGACTACGGCCTGAGCGTCGAACGCCTGGTGGAACTGCCGCGCAAGAATCCGTACGTGGTGTTCCTGCATGGCACCACCTGGGACACCAAGCACTGGCCCGAAGCCTACTGGCGCGAGCTGACCGAACGGGTCGGTTATCTCGGGGTGGGCGTCAAACTGCCGTGGGGCAACGCGGCAGAGAAAGCCCGTGCCGAGCGCATCGCTGCCGGCTTCAAGCACGCCGAGGTATTGCCCAAGCTGAATCTGGCCGGGGTTGGCAAGGTGCTGGCCGGCGCCCAAGCCTGCGTGGCGGTGGACACCGGTCTCGGTCATCTGGCCGCAGCCCTTGATGTGCCGACGCTATCACTGTTCGGCCCGACCAATCCGGGCCTGACCGGGGCCTACGGCAAGTCACAGATTCACCTGGCCAGCGATTTCCCCTGCGCGCCGTGCCTGCAAAAGAAATGCACTTATCAACCGACGGCCGAAGATGCCAGTCGGTTTGACCTGAAACGCGAGTGGCCATTGTGCTTCACGCGTCTGAATCCCGAGCGTGTCGCGAGCCGACTGAGCACGTTATTACTGGCTGAGGAGCTGCGCTGATGCAATTGGCATTCGTCCTGTACAAATACTTTCCCTTTGGTGGCCTGCAGCGCGATTTCATGCGCATCGCCCTGGAGTGCCAGAAGCGCGGCCACCAGATCCGCGTCTACACGCTGATCTGGGAAGGCGAGGTGCCACCCGGTTTCGAAGTGCTGGTGGCGCCGGTCAAGGCCTTCTTCAACCATCGGCGCAATGAAAAGCTCAGCGAGTGGATGGAAGCCGACCTGGCCAAGCGTCCGGTGGACCGCTTGATCGGCTTCAACAAAATGCCGGGCCTGGATGTCTACTACGCCGCGGACGGCTGTTTCGAAGACAAGGCGCAGAACCTGCGCAATTCGCTGTACCGGCGCTGGGGTCGCTACCGCCATTTCGCCGAGTACGAGCGCGCGGTGTTTGCCAAGGACGCCAAGACTGAAGTGCTGATGATTTCCGAGGTCCAGCAACCGCTGTTCATCAAGCATTACGGCACGCCGCTGGAGCGCTTCCACCTGCTGCCGCCAGGTATTGCCCAGGATCGTCGTCGGCCGGCGGATGCGGACGAGATTCGCGCCGGGTTCCGCGCCGAATTCAATCTGAAGGACGATGACTTGCTGCTGGTGCAGATCGGCTCCGGGTTCAAGACCAAGGGCGTGGATCGTAGCCTCAAGGCCTTGGCCGCGTTGCCCGCTGATCTGAAGAAGCGCACCCGGCTGTTTGTAATTGGCCAGGACGACCCCAAGTTATTCCAGATGCAAAGCGCCACGCTGGGGCTTGGTGACAACGTGACGTTCCTCAAGGGTCGCAGCGATATTCCGCGTTTCCTGTTGGGCGCCGATCTGTTGATCCACCCGGCCTACAACGAAAACACCGGTACCGTGCTGCTCGAAGCGCTGGTGGCCGGGTTGCCGGTGCTGGTGAGTGCGGTATGCGGATACGCCCATTACATCGCCGAGGCCGATGCCGGCCTGGTGCTGGACGAGCCGTTCGATCAAGCCCAACTGACCCAGTACCTGACCGGTATGTTGAATGACGCTCAAGCAAGGGCGGCCTGGAGTCGCAACGGTGTGGCCTTCGCCGAGACGGCCGACCTCTACAGCATGCCGCAACACGCGGCCGATGTGATTCTGGCGGAGCACGCTTAAATGAAGTTGATGCTGGCTGAACCGTTCAAGAGCCTCTGGGCCGGACGCGACCCGTTCGCCGAAGTCGAGGACTTGCAGGGTGAAGTGTACCGTGAGCTCGAAGCTCGCCGAACCCTGCGTACCGAGGTGAACGGCAACGGTTTTTTCGTGAAGATCCACCGTGGCATCGGCTGGGGCGAGATCTTCAAGAACCTGCTCACCGCCAAGCTGCCGGTCCTGGGGGCCGGCCAGGAGTGGAAGGCCATACAACGCCTGCAGGAAGTCGGCGTACCGACCATGACCGCCGTCGCTTATGGCGAGAAGGGCAGCAATCCGGCGGACCAGCATTCGTTCATCGTCACTGAAGAGCTGGCACCGACGGTCAGCCTCGAAGATTACAGCATCAACTGGATCAAGCAGCCGCCCGAGCCCAGGCTCAAGCGTGCACTGATTGCTGAAGTGGCGCGCATGACCGGCATGATGCACCGTGCCGGGGTCAACCATCGTGACTGTTACATCTGCCACTTCCTGCTGCACACCGACAAGCCGGTGACCGCGGACGATTTCAAACTCTCGGTGATCGACCTGCACCGCGCCCAGACCCGTCCGACGATCACCGCGCGCTGGCGCAACAAGGATCTGGCGGCGCTGTATTTTTCCGCCCTGGATATCGGCCTGACCCGGCGCGACAAGCTGCGTTTCCTCAAAGGCTATTTCCAGCAGCCGCTGCGACAGGTCCTGAGCGAAGAAGCCGGGCTGTTGAGTTGGCTCGAAGGCAAGGCCAACAAGCTTTACGAGCGTAAACAGCGATACGGAGACGCGCTCTGATGGCGGGTTGGACACTGGAGCCTGCTTACAGCGATCTGGTAGGAGACTTCGGCAGCCTCGATGCCGTGTTTGCGCTGCAAGGCGAGCGCCTGACCCACGATCCGTTGTCGGAGGTCATTCGCGTCCAGCGCAATGGCGTCAACTATTACGTCAAGCGCTACGTGGGGGCAGGCAAAGGCTTGCGCCGCTACCTGGGCAAGCCGCGCGTGAAAATGGAGTGGCAGAACCTCAAGCGCTTCGCCAAATGGGGCATCCCTACCGCGGAGATCGTGGCCTGGGGCCTGGAGCGTCGTGGCGTGGCCTATGATCGTGGGGCGATGATCACTCGTGAATTGCCACATACAGAAGATTTGTCTGCACTGGCCGAGCGACACGATGCGAAACTGGCGGACCGCGCCTGGGTCGACTGCATCAGCCGGCAACTGGCCAGTTACACTCGCACGATGCACGAGCACCGCTTTACCCATAATGATTTGAAGTGGCGCAACCTGCTGGTCGACGATCAGGCCCGGCTGTTCCTGATCGACTGCCCCAATGGTGATTTCTGGAGCGGTTTCTGGCTCAAATACCGAATCACCAAGGACCTGGCCTGCCTGGACAAAGTCGCCAAGTATCAACTGTCGGCTACCCAGCGCCTGCGCTTTTACCTGCAATACCGCCAATGCAGCCGGCTCAATGCCGCCGATAAAAAGCGCATCCGGCACGTGGTGAGATTTTTCGAGGGACGCGAATGACTGATTTTCTGGCCGCTGAAGACCGTGCTCTGCTTGAGCGCCACGGGCTCGGCACTTTCGATGCGCTCTGGGCCCGGCAGCTCGATGCCGTGGACGAACCCAACACCCTGCGTGGTGGCTGGAGCAGCGTGTTCAGGCTGGATCTGGAGGGTCAGGGTTTCTACCTCAAGCGTCAGAGCAACTACCAGATGCACACCTTGCACGCGCCCTTTGGCGAGCCGAGTTTTGCCCGGGAGTTTCGTAACATCAGTCGCTACGAAAAACTCGGCATTCCGGCGCTGAAAGCGGCGTTCTTCGGTGAGCGCAAGGTCGACGGCGAAGTCCGGGCAATTCTCCTGACTCGCGCCCTGGACGGCTGGGATGACCTGGACTCGCTGCTGCAGCGCTGGTCAGATCTCGGCGAGGCGCAACATGTCGCGATACTGCAAGCCTGCGGAAAACTGGCGCAGCGCCTGCACGGCAAGCGTCAGGTACATGGCTGTTTTTACCCCAAGCATATTTTTCTGTGCGCCACCGGTGACGGCTACCAGGCGCAGCTGATCGATCTGGAAAAGACCCGGCCTCTGCTGTTCGGTCAGCGCGATCGAGTCAAGGATCTGGAGCCGCTGCTGCGTCGGGCGCCGGAATGGAGCGAGGCGCAGCTGCGCATTTTGCTGGCCGCCTATCTCGATCAGCCTCAGGACAGCACGCTGATCGATAGCTGGCTGACACGCCTGACCGCGCGACGCAGCCATAAGGAGAAGCGCTGATGCGTTTATCCGAGCTGAAAAACGCAGGCCGTCATCCGAGCCTGCCATTAAGTCTTTCACTGGCCGATGCTGCCGGTCCGGCGGACTTGCAGCTGCTGACCCTGTTGCGGGTATTGCCCGGGCAGCGTTATGTCGGTGCCGGCGTCTGGCGCGGTCGGCCAGTGCTGGCCAAGTTGCTGGTTGGCAGCAAGGCGTCGCGGCATTTCCAGCGCGAGCTGGACGGCGTGCGATTGCTCGCCGCCCAAGGCCTGACCACGCCACTGCTGTTGGCTGACGGCCTGAAGGACGGCGAGGGTGGTTGGCTGCTGTTTGAATTCCTTGAGGGTGCCCAGAGCCTGGGTGATGCCTGGCAGCAGGTGGAAGGCTTGCCGGTGCTGGCCGATGAGCAGTCGGCCGTGCTGGCGCAAGCCTTGGGCGCGATCGGTCAGATGCATCGCAAGGGGTTGTGGCAGGAAGACCTGCACCTGGACAACCTGTTGCGCCAGGGCAATCGACTGTACTTGATCGATGGCGCCGGGATCTGCAGCGAAACGGCGGGCCAGCCACTTTCGCGCCAGAAGGTCTTGGAAAACCTTGGGGTGTTTTTCGCCCAGTTGCCCAAGTCGCTGGAACCGTTCACCGAAGAATTGCTGGTGTACTACCTGCTGAGCAACGGCGAGCATGCCCTGCCCATGGAGGCCCTGCAGAAGCAGGTCGACAAGGTTCGCAGCTGGCGCCTCAAGGATTTCCTGATCAAGATTGGTCGCGAATGCACGCTGTTCAGCGTTCAGCGCGGTGCGTTCGGCTTGCGGGCGATCCGTCGCGAGGAAGAAGCGGCGATGCTGCCGGTGTTGGCTCAGGCCGACGCCTTGCTGGATCAGGGGCATCTGTACAAGACCGGTGGCGCGGCGAGCGTCGGCAAGGTCGAGGTGGATGGTCGTACGCTGGTGATCAAGCGCTACAACATCAAGGGTTTCGCCCACTGGCTCAAGCGCTTCTGGCGCCCGAGCCGTGCCTGGCACTCCTGGCGCGAAGGCAATCGCCTGGCATTTCTCGGCATCGCCACGCCCAAGCCGCTGGCGGTGCTGGAGAAACGTTTTCTCTGGCTGCGCAACCGTGCCTATCTGATCACCGAGCATCTGCCGGGGCCGGACATCATCGAGTGTTTCGCGCCGTACATCGATAGCGGCGATGCGCCTGAAGCCGAGTTGCTGGCTCTGGATCACCTGTTCGCCGAATTGATTCGCGAGCGCATCAGTCACGGCGATTTCAAGGGCCACAACCTGTTCTGGCAGCAGGACCGTTGGGCGCTGATCGATCTGGATTCGATGTGCCAGCACGGCTCGCTCGCCAGCTTCGCGCCGGCGTATGCGCGGGATCGGGCGCGGTTCATGCGTAACTGGCCCGAAAATAGTGCTCTGTATCAGGTCATCGATCAGCGTCTTCCCAAGGACATCTCTGGCGCGGCCTGAGTTCCTTCGAAAGATTAGCGGACAAGTTCCTGCGAACGGTCCTACATGATTTTGAGACGCCATGAACTGTGGCCTGAATGACCGCGATGCTAGTTTGCCTGACACTTACGGAGGGCAAGCTTTGAGGATCAAAACGCTAGTCGTATCAGGTTTCATCTCACTGGCTTTGACAGGGTGCGGGACTGTCGCAACGGTGTTTCAAGACGATGCCGAGGCGGCCCAGGAGCTTCGACGGCAAAAAACCTATTGTCAGTCCATTCCTCGGGTCTATAGCGGCCTGGCCTACGATTTTTGCATGTTGAATGCGCCCCCCGAGCCAGCGGGTATGTTCGTTTCGCTCGTTTTGATGGACCTGCTGCTGTCTGGGGCGCTGGATACGGTTGTCTTGCCGTATACGATTTACCGGCAGGGCACGGATGGCAATATCCGTATTTACTGGCGACCTGCGCCAGGCTGATAACCGAAGGCTCATTCCCGGCATGTTTAAGCTATAATCCCGCCCTTTAGCTGTCTCTCGCCCGTTGCGAGGGCACATTAATTTTTGAGGCGCATTGCGCCTGCACGCAGACTAAAGAGGCTAGACCCCTGTGGCATTGACGATTCTTGGCCTGTCCGGCGCCCTTAGCCATGATCCTTCCGCAGCCTTGTACATCGACGGCAAGCTGGTCGCGGCAGCGGAAGAAGAGCGCTTCGTACGCGATAAACATGCAAAGAACCGCATGCCCTACGAATCGGCGAAATTCTGCCTGGAGCAGGCCGGCATCAAGCCTTCCGACGTTGACGTGGTTGCGATTCCGTTCGCACCGATCAGCCTGTTCGGCAAGGCGCGCTGGCAGTACGCCAAGCGTTACTGGTACGCCCCGGACCGTGCACTTGATGCGATCCTGATGGGCAACCGTCGCTACAAGCGCTATCGCAACAAGATCGTCTGGTGCCTGGAGCAACTGGGTTTTGATCCGAAGAAGATCAAGATCGAGCCTGTTGAGCACCACCTGGCCCACGCCTCCAGCGCTTACCACTGCTCCGGTTTCAAAGAGAAAACCGCGATCCTGGGTATCGACGGCAAGGGCGAGTACGCCACGACCTTCTTCGGTTACGGCGAAAACGGCAAGATCCACAAGATCAAGGAATTCTTCGATCCGGATTCCCTCGGCGGCCTGTACGGCGCGATCACCGAGTTCCTCGGTTTCGACATGCTCGACGGTGAGTTCAAGGTCATGGGCATGGCGCCGTACGGCGACGCCAGCAAATACGATTTCTCGCGCCTGGCTTCGTTCGAAAACGGCGAGCTGGTGATCAACACCGACTACGCCAACGTCATCGGCCTGCGTCGTTACAAAGAGAAGGGCAAGGGTTACTACTTCTCGCCGAAGCTGATCGAGTGGCTGGGTCCCAAGCGCGAAGGCGACATCGCCGACGAGCCGTACATTCACTACGCCGCCAGCATTCAAGCGCTGTTCGAAAAAATTGCGTTGCAGATGATCGACCACTACCTGGGCGACGTGCTCAAGGAAACCGGCAAGCTGGCCTACGCCGGTGGCTGTGCGTTGAACGTCAAGCTCAACCAGAAAATCATCGCTCGCGACGACGTCAAGGAGCTGTTCGTGCAGCCGGCGTCCGGCGATGCCGGTACCGCAGTCGGCGCTGCCGCCTACGTGTCCCACGCCCGCGGCGTGCCGGTCGAGAAGATGGAACACGTCTACCTCGGCCCTTCGTACAGCAACGAAGACGTGATTGCTGCCTGTGCTCGTCACGAGAACAAGCCAACGTGGCGCAAGCTCGACAACATGCCGGAGCAGATCGCCAAGATCATGGTCGACGGCAATCCCGTGGCCTGGTTCCAGGGCCGCATGGAATTCGGTCCGCGTGCGCTGGGTGGTCGTTCGATCATCGGTTGCCCGAGCGTGGCCGGCGTGGCTGATCGCATCAACCACCAGATCAAGTTCCGCGAGCGCTGGAGGCCTTTCTGCCCGTCGATGCTCGACACCGTCGCGCCGCAGATGATCAAGATCGATCACCCGGCGCCGTTCATGACCTTCACTTTCGAAGTGGCGGAAGAGTGGAAAACCCGCGTGCCGGAAGTCGTTCACGAAGACGGCACTTCCCGGGCCCAGGTGCTCAAGCGCGAATACAACCCGCGCTACTACGACATGATGAAGGCGCTGGAAGTCCTGACCGGCAACGGCGTGTCGCTGAACACCTCGCTCAACCGTCGTGGCGAACCGATGATCTGCTCGCCGACGGACGCCTTGAACATGTTCTTCGGTTCGGATCTACAGTATCTGATCATGGAAGACATCCTGGTGGTCAAAGAGGGCGCGAACGCATATGACACGCTCGGCTGAACGCCATGTGCTGCAGTTCTGTCACGGCTATGACGGGCCGTTCCTGGACTGCGCCCGGCAGTACGCCAGCCTGTTCGCGGGCACCGGCTATCGGGTGACCACGGTCTTCCTCACCGGGGTCGCCGACGCCGAGGTGGCCGCGGGTTGCGCCTCGGATGAAGTGTTGTTCATGGAGTACAGCTCCAAGGCCATTCGTGGCCTGAAGCTGGGCGCCATCGGCGATCTGCGCAAGATCGCCGCTTCGCGCAATTTCAGTTTCTGCATCGCCCATCGCTTCAAGCCGATCTACATCGCCTTGCTCGGCACCTCGTTGCCGGTGATTGGCGTGCACCATGCGTTTGACGATTACAAGCGCGGCACACGCAAGCTCTTCGCGCATATTTTCCGCAAGCGCTTGAGCCTGCTCGGGGTGTCCGATGCGGTGCGCGATGACATGCGTCAATGCCTGCCGAAGTGGCCGGCGGCAAGGATCCAGACCCTGTACAACCGGATCGATGTGCCAGCTTTACAGGCTAGCCAGGTGTCGGTCCGTGAGGCGCGGGAGACTCTCGGCCTGTCCGCGGATGCCTGGATTGTCGGCAACGTCGGCCGCCTGCATCCGGACAAGGACCAGGCCACGTTGCTGGACGGTTTTGCCGCGGCGCTGCCCGGTTTGCCGGCCAACAGCCAGTTGGTGATTCTCGGAAGCGGTCGTCTGGAACAGGATCTCAAGGCCCAGGCTCGCGAGCTGGGCATTGGCAACCGGGTGCTGTTCCTCGGTCAGGTCCCCGAGGCCCGGCGGTATTTCAGCGCTTTCGATGTGTTTGCCCTGAGTTCCGATCATGAACCCTTCGGCATGGTGCTGCTCGAAGCCATGGCGGCAGGCGTGCCGTTGCTTGCAACGGCCTGTGGCGGAGCGAAGGAAGTGGTCGAAGGCGTGGGCATCCTGTTCCCCCTGGGCGATGCCGAGCACCTGGCTCAAGGCCTGCAGCATCTGGCCGCAATGGACGAGCAACAACGTCGCCAGTGCGCCGAGCTGATGCTCGAGCGCCTGCGTGAACGCTTCTCCGACCGCGCGGTGCGCGATGCTTTCTGGCACTTGCCGCACGTTACCGAACTGGCACAGAGGGGCTGATGCTCAACCGATTTCAAGGCTGGCGCGAACGCGGCTGGTCGCTATCCGATGCCTCGACCTATGCCGAGGCCTGGCAGCGTTATGGCGGCAGCGTCGCCACTCACCCGCTGGTGGTCGAGCGCCTGGCGCAGCTGGCCGGCATCCCTGTGCGCTACCTGGCCTGGGAGCAAGACGGCGAAATCAAGGCCGCGATCCCGACCTGGGGGCGCGACCTTGCCTTGTCCAAGGACGTGCTCAAGCGTAACGGCAAGAAGGGCTTGTTCGACCTTGGCAATGCCGAGATCATCCTGCCGGCTGCCGCCGATGCCCAGGCACCTTTGCGCCATCGGGGGCGCTACTTGTCGGCGCTCAACGAAAACCGTTTCACCGGCATCAGGCTGCAGGCCGAACAACTGGCCATGGCCCGCACGCCCGAAGAGCTGTCGAAGAAGTTTCGCTACAACCAGCGCCGCGAACTCAGGTTGCTGGAAGAGGCGGGAGGCGTCGTACGGCCGGTTTCCGAGTTTTCCAGCCAGGAGCTGGGTACGATCTATTGCGATTTGTTCCTGCGCCGCTGGGGTTTCCCGGCGACCGGTGCCGAGCGCATGGCCGAGGTCATCGAGTTGTTGCGCGAGTTTCTGATCGGTTCGGTGATTTTCCTCAATGATGCGGCCATTGCCATTCAACTGGTGTATCGCGTCGAGACGCCACAATGGATCAGCGTCGAATACATCAATGGCGGTGTCGATCCCGAAACCCGCGAGTTCAGCCCCGGTAGCGTACTGAGTTTTCTCAACACCCAAAGCGCCTGGGAGCACGCCAGGGCACTGGACAAGCCCCTGCGCTTCTCCTTTGGCCGCGCCGACCGGGAATACAAGGATCGCTGGTGCAACCCTGTGCCGGTCTACACCGTATGAGTCAAACCATGAGTCGCAAACAGCAATTGCTCAAGCGCCATCGGCGCAACAAACGCATCGGTCTGCTGGTCGTGCTGGGGCTGTTGGTTGTATGTGGTGCAGTGGTGGCCTGGTGGCTGCCGCTGGTACTCGCGGCTCTGGGGTGGATTGCCCATGAGGCCTGGTTTGCCGACCACCTGTTCTATTCGCCCCAAGACGATTATCAATACAGTTTCCCGCCCTACACGCCGCAACCCAAGGTTCACCTGAGTGGTGATCGCCTGCGGCTGGACGATGGCGTCATGCTGGTCGATGACGCGACGCTGGTGTTGGCGTTACGAATCAAAAGCACGTGGTTGGGGCGATTCATAGATCCTGTCGTCGAGATGTCCGGCGGTGATAGCCCGGACCGACAAACCTTCGAACGTGGCGTGAACGGCCTGCGTTACCTCAACCTCAGCGGTCAGGCACAGGTGTTGTCACGCGGGGAGTTGCGGCTGCGTGGGCGTTTCTGCAGGCTGTTGGGCGAACCTGTGCTGTGGGCATTCGAGCATCCGGATTACAGCCGTCAGCGGGTAATGGTGATTGCACCGCATGCCGATGACGCGGAACTGGCTGCCTTCGGGTTGTACAGCCGCGCAAGTCAAAGCTGGATCGTGACCGTCACCGCCGGTGAAATCGAAGCCGATCACTATCAGCAGATGGGGCTTGAAGGCGTCGAAGCGTCGCGGTTGAAGGGTTCGCTTCGCGCCTGGGACAGTGTCAGCGTGCCGTTGTGGGGTGGCGTCCCTCAGGAACGTTGTATCCAGTTGGGTTATTTCTGTCTGCAGTTGCCCGCGATGCAGAGTGCGCCGGGCCAAGCCGTGGCGTCCCGCGAGGCTCAGCTTGGCGATACCCGGTACTTTCGCAGGTTCAATCCGTTTGCCTTGGGCAGTGACGTCGACGGTGTGCCGTCCTGGAACAATTTGCTGGCCGATTTGCATGAGCTGATCGAGCGCATCCAGCCCCAGGTCATCGTTTTGCCACATCCACACTTCGATCCGCACCCGGACCATCTATGCTCCCAGCAGGCGGTCATGCAGGCGCTGGGCGGTACAGCCTGGCAGCCCGAAACCCTGTTGCATTACGCCAATCATTTGCACGACAACGATCGCTGGCCGATGGGCGATGCAGGCACGGGAGTGGCGCTGCCACCGCAGTTCGAAGCTGTCGAGCCCTTGCGGCCGTGGACACCTTGCCTATCACCTGATCGGCAGTGGCACAAGGCTATGTCTTTGGGCATGATGCACGACCTTCAGTCCCGGCTTCCCTTCAAGCGGCTACTTCGCCGGGGAATTCAACGTTGTTTCGCAGCCCGGCGCTGGCCAGCTTTTGGTGAAAACGAATTTTTCCGTAAAGCGGTGCGACGCCACGAGTTGTTCTGGGTCCAAGAGTTGACTGGCAAGAGAGAGTCCAATTGAAAGTTCTGTTTCTGGTGCAGAAAGAGCAACGAGCGATCCTCGATCGACTGTATGACGGTATTGCCGAGCAGTGCGACTGCGACAAGCGTGAGCTGACCAGTGCCGAGCAGGACGACTTGCGTGGTTATTTCCGCAAGCATGTCGATGTGACCCTCTATGACCGGATCGTGTTTTTTCTGCGCTTCAAAAAAGAAATCAGACAGGTGCGGTTCATACAG
Proteins encoded in this window:
- the waaC gene encoding lipopolysaccharide heptosyltransferase I, yielding MRVLLIKTSSLGDVIHALPALTDASRAIPGITFDWVVEEGFAEIPTWHPAVGKVIPVAIRRWRKNLWQTIKSGEWKRFKQSLRATKYDLVIDAQGLLKSALLTRYVKAPVAGLDKSSAREPIAARFYNRRLAVARGQHAVERVRQLFAIALGYDLPKGLGDYGLSVERLVELPRKNPYVVFLHGTTWDTKHWPEAYWRELTERVGYLGVGVKLPWGNAAEKARAERIAAGFKHAEVLPKLNLAGVGKVLAGAQACVAVDTGLGHLAAALDVPTLSLFGPTNPGLTGAYGKSQIHLASDFPCAPCLQKKCTYQPTAEDASRFDLKREWPLCFTRLNPERVASRLSTLLLAEELR
- a CDS encoding glycosyltransferase family 4 protein; this encodes MQLAFVLYKYFPFGGLQRDFMRIALECQKRGHQIRVYTLIWEGEVPPGFEVLVAPVKAFFNHRRNEKLSEWMEADLAKRPVDRLIGFNKMPGLDVYYAADGCFEDKAQNLRNSLYRRWGRYRHFAEYERAVFAKDAKTEVLMISEVQQPLFIKHYGTPLERFHLLPPGIAQDRRRPADADEIRAGFRAEFNLKDDDLLLVQIGSGFKTKGVDRSLKALAALPADLKKRTRLFVIGQDDPKLFQMQSATLGLGDNVTFLKGRSDIPRFLLGADLLIHPAYNENTGTVLLEALVAGLPVLVSAVCGYAHYIAEADAGLVLDEPFDQAQLTQYLTGMLNDAQARAAWSRNGVAFAETADLYSMPQHAADVILAEHA
- the rfaP gene encoding lipopolysaccharide core heptose(I) kinase RfaP — protein: MKLMLAEPFKSLWAGRDPFAEVEDLQGEVYRELEARRTLRTEVNGNGFFVKIHRGIGWGEIFKNLLTAKLPVLGAGQEWKAIQRLQEVGVPTMTAVAYGEKGSNPADQHSFIVTEELAPTVSLEDYSINWIKQPPEPRLKRALIAEVARMTGMMHRAGVNHRDCYICHFLLHTDKPVTADDFKLSVIDLHRAQTRPTITARWRNKDLAALYFSALDIGLTRRDKLRFLKGYFQQPLRQVLSEEAGLLSWLEGKANKLYERKQRYGDAL
- a CDS encoding lipopolysaccharide kinase InaA family protein → MAGWTLEPAYSDLVGDFGSLDAVFALQGERLTHDPLSEVIRVQRNGVNYYVKRYVGAGKGLRRYLGKPRVKMEWQNLKRFAKWGIPTAEIVAWGLERRGVAYDRGAMITRELPHTEDLSALAERHDAKLADRAWVDCISRQLASYTRTMHEHRFTHNDLKWRNLLVDDQARLFLIDCPNGDFWSGFWLKYRITKDLACLDKVAKYQLSATQRLRFYLQYRQCSRLNAADKKRIRHVVRFFEGRE
- a CDS encoding lipopolysaccharide kinase InaA family protein; translation: MTDFLAAEDRALLERHGLGTFDALWARQLDAVDEPNTLRGGWSSVFRLDLEGQGFYLKRQSNYQMHTLHAPFGEPSFAREFRNISRYEKLGIPALKAAFFGERKVDGEVRAILLTRALDGWDDLDSLLQRWSDLGEAQHVAILQACGKLAQRLHGKRQVHGCFYPKHIFLCATGDGYQAQLIDLEKTRPLLFGQRDRVKDLEPLLRRAPEWSEAQLRILLAAYLDQPQDSTLIDSWLTRLTARRSHKEKR
- a CDS encoding lipopolysaccharide kinase InaA family protein, producing the protein MRLSELKNAGRHPSLPLSLSLADAAGPADLQLLTLLRVLPGQRYVGAGVWRGRPVLAKLLVGSKASRHFQRELDGVRLLAAQGLTTPLLLADGLKDGEGGWLLFEFLEGAQSLGDAWQQVEGLPVLADEQSAVLAQALGAIGQMHRKGLWQEDLHLDNLLRQGNRLYLIDGAGICSETAGQPLSRQKVLENLGVFFAQLPKSLEPFTEELLVYYLLSNGEHALPMEALQKQVDKVRSWRLKDFLIKIGRECTLFSVQRGAFGLRAIRREEEAAMLPVLAQADALLDQGHLYKTGGAASVGKVEVDGRTLVIKRYNIKGFAHWLKRFWRPSRAWHSWREGNRLAFLGIATPKPLAVLEKRFLWLRNRAYLITEHLPGPDIIECFAPYIDSGDAPEAELLALDHLFAELIRERISHGDFKGHNLFWQQDRWALIDLDSMCQHGSLASFAPAYARDRARFMRNWPENSALYQVIDQRLPKDISGAA
- a CDS encoding YceK/YidQ family lipoprotein — translated: MRIKTLVVSGFISLALTGCGTVATVFQDDAEAAQELRRQKTYCQSIPRVYSGLAYDFCMLNAPPEPAGMFVSLVLMDLLLSGALDTVVLPYTIYRQGTDGNIRIYWRPAPG
- a CDS encoding carbamoyltransferase family protein, with translation MALTILGLSGALSHDPSAALYIDGKLVAAAEEERFVRDKHAKNRMPYESAKFCLEQAGIKPSDVDVVAIPFAPISLFGKARWQYAKRYWYAPDRALDAILMGNRRYKRYRNKIVWCLEQLGFDPKKIKIEPVEHHLAHASSAYHCSGFKEKTAILGIDGKGEYATTFFGYGENGKIHKIKEFFDPDSLGGLYGAITEFLGFDMLDGEFKVMGMAPYGDASKYDFSRLASFENGELVINTDYANVIGLRRYKEKGKGYYFSPKLIEWLGPKREGDIADEPYIHYAASIQALFEKIALQMIDHYLGDVLKETGKLAYAGGCALNVKLNQKIIARDDVKELFVQPASGDAGTAVGAAAYVSHARGVPVEKMEHVYLGPSYSNEDVIAACARHENKPTWRKLDNMPEQIAKIMVDGNPVAWFQGRMEFGPRALGGRSIIGCPSVAGVADRINHQIKFRERWRPFCPSMLDTVAPQMIKIDHPAPFMTFTFEVAEEWKTRVPEVVHEDGTSRAQVLKREYNPRYYDMMKALEVLTGNGVSLNTSLNRRGEPMICSPTDALNMFFGSDLQYLIMEDILVVKEGANAYDTLG
- a CDS encoding glycosyltransferase, translated to MTRSAERHVLQFCHGYDGPFLDCARQYASLFAGTGYRVTTVFLTGVADAEVAAGCASDEVLFMEYSSKAIRGLKLGAIGDLRKIAASRNFSFCIAHRFKPIYIALLGTSLPVIGVHHAFDDYKRGTRKLFAHIFRKRLSLLGVSDAVRDDMRQCLPKWPAARIQTLYNRIDVPALQASQVSVREARETLGLSADAWIVGNVGRLHPDKDQATLLDGFAAALPGLPANSQLVILGSGRLEQDLKAQARELGIGNRVLFLGQVPEARRYFSAFDVFALSSDHEPFGMVLLEAMAAGVPLLATACGGAKEVVEGVGILFPLGDAEHLAQGLQHLAAMDEQQRRQCAELMLERLRERFSDRAVRDAFWHLPHVTELAQRG
- a CDS encoding antimicrobial resistance protein Mig-14; translated protein: MLNRFQGWRERGWSLSDASTYAEAWQRYGGSVATHPLVVERLAQLAGIPVRYLAWEQDGEIKAAIPTWGRDLALSKDVLKRNGKKGLFDLGNAEIILPAAADAQAPLRHRGRYLSALNENRFTGIRLQAEQLAMARTPEELSKKFRYNQRRELRLLEEAGGVVRPVSEFSSQELGTIYCDLFLRRWGFPATGAERMAEVIELLREFLIGSVIFLNDAAIAIQLVYRVETPQWISVEYINGGVDPETREFSPGSVLSFLNTQSAWEHARALDKPLRFSFGRADREYKDRWCNPVPVYTV